The genomic window CTAACCCCACAGGACCATGCCCATCCCCATTGTATGTGGCCAGCGCCATAGGACCATTCGCATCCCCAAACCCGTAGGACAATGCCCATCCCCACAGGATGTTTCCAACCCCACAAGACTATGCCTGACCCCATAGTACCAATCTCAGCCCTATAGAACTGCTCCCAACTCTGTAGGATCTTTCCCACTccacagggctgtgcccagccccacagccccccactGATACGGGATGTGGGGAGGCAAGGGGAGGGGCTGTGGGGACTGCTGGAAGGGGCCCAGCATCTCAGCGTGCAGCGGCCACGGTCACACGCCCTCTCCCATGCAGCCACCACCCCAGCACTGTCCCAGCACGCTGGGTTGGACTGACGGCCGAATTGGGATGGGGAGGGAAGTGTCCAAGCTGGGAAAAGCCTTCCCAAAGAGCTCAGCCTGGCTTTGGGGCGGCCAGAGGCCACGTCCCTGGTGGGACAGGGAGGCGGCGGAgggccagcactgctctgccactgCAGGAGCGAGATGTCCCCAGCTCTGTCCCAGGGGGCTGAGCTCAGTGTACACAGCCCCACGTCCTCTGCTTGTCCCTGTCTCTGTGTGGGGGGACTGGGCTTGGTTCCCTGGAACACATGGGTCAGGGGTACTGTGCAGCATCATGAGGGGCCCCATAGACCAGGGGTGGTGTGGGGAACATAGGGCCCACAGAGCCCATAGGGACGTGGGGACATCACACCCCACGTGggctccttcccctcctcaggCCCACAGAGCCCTGGGGGTTTGGGATCCCACTGATGTGGGGCACAATGTGCCATTGTGAGTCCCAGTGCATCAGCGCAGGCTGTGACGTGGGGCCGCAATGCCCCACTGTGTGTCATGCTGCACCACGGCTGTTCATCACACGCTGCTGTGGGTCACCACACACCACCACAAGTCTCCACACGCTGCCACCATTCACCACACGCTGCCACCATTCACCATGCACCACCATAAGTCAACCACGATCCACCAGTACGGGTCGTGGTGCGCTGCCAGACGATGGGTCACAGCATGCTATGGGGTGTCATACACCATCCTGAGCCACAACAGCCGGATGTGGGTCACATCACACCAACAGAACCCGGCACCCCACTGGCACAGCTCACAAACACCCCCTGACCAGGGCTGTATCAGACACCCGAGAATCCCCTCCCTATCAGTATGCCCAGCAGGGCTTTGTCCCCATCACGGTTTGGTGACCTCGGGGCCATGCCCCAGGGGAGGGAGTTATTCTccgggggggctgcggggggggATGATGTTTTTCTAATCATTTTCCTGCCATAAATACCCGACCCTGTGCAAACATTCTGTTCCCACTCACGCCGCACGCATTCCTCCGTCCGCTGCCTGCGacccacagctgcagaaatggctcagccccacggctgcccctGTCCCCACAGATCCCCTGCAGTGGGGAGAAGACAGTGAGATGGTTCCTCTGActtacaaaatactttttattgtTAAAAGGCGGCAGCCGCCGGGATGTGGGGCAgatggggagaagggggaaatCACCCCTGATTTCATGGGGGGCACAGCGTGTGAGGTGGGGAGAAATGCCGCCCCCCAAATGCAGCCCCCGTGCATCGCTGTTGGGATGGGAACACGTGGGGCTGCGTGTGCCCCAAAcctgcagggcagtgggaaaggggaggagaaataaggggagggggaaagagagaaaggggaggaaaaggggaaaagaagcagCGGGCAGCGGGAGGGGCTGAGTGCCAGCGAGGGTCTGAGCCCCTCACCACGCCGTGCGGGCGCTGCGGCGGCAGAGGATGCGGCGGAAGGCCCTGCGGAAGTCGCGGTTGAAGGCGGTGTAGATGACGGGGTTGAGGGAGCTGTTGCAGTAGCCGATCCAGAAGAAGAACTGGAAGACGCCATCGGGCACTTTGCAGCGCCGTGGGCAGATGGCGCCCAGGCTgtagaggaagaagaaggggaACCAGCAGAGCACGAAGACGCCGATGACCACGGCCAACACGAAGGTGAAGCGCTTCTCCCGGTTCGCCTGCGCCTTCCTCCGCCACGGAGCCGGGCTCAGCGCTGGCGCCAGCACCACGCGCCCCGTCCCAGTGGCCACGGTGTCCCTGGGCCGCCCCGATGGCTGCGGGGAGCCTCCAGGCGGCGCCGCCGGCTCGCCGGAGCCCAGCAGCGAGGTCCTGTctgcaggcaggggccgggggCCCGAGGCGTCCCCATGGGTGGCGGGGGCGGTTCTCGGGGGGCCAGGGCCGGTGTGGGGCTGGCGGCGGTGCCGGCGCCGGGCGATCAGGTAGATGCGCAGGTAGACGAGGATCATGATGAGGCACGGCGCGAAGAAGGAGCCGACGCTGGAGGAGAGGATGTACCAGGCCTCCTCGTTCAGCTTGCACTGCGGCCGGCCACCCGGAGCCGCCTTCTTCTCGCCCTTGTAGACCAGCGGCGGCAGCGAGATGGCGGCGGCGATGCTCCAGACGATGCCAATGCCGCACTTGACGCGGCGCGGCGTGCGCTTGGCGTTGTACTCCACGGCACGGCTGACGGACCAGTAGCGGTCCAGGCTGATGGCGCAGAGGTGGACGATGGAGGAGGTGCAGAAGAGCACGTCCAGCGCCAGGTAGATCTCGCACCACGCCTTCTGGAAGTACCAGTAGCCCAGCAGCTCGTTGGCCAACGAGAAGGGGATGATGAGGACGGCCACCAGGATGTCGGCGGCCGCCAGAGACACCAGGAACAGGTTCTGGGGCGCCCGCAGAGAGCGGCTGGTCAGCACGGCCAGGATCACCAGGGTGTTGCCGGCGATGGTGAACAGCACCAGGAAGGTGATGGCAGCGGCGATGGCGGCGGCAGCCTGCACCGAGTAACCGCCCGCGGGGCTCGGCATGGCGAGGGAGGGCGGCCCGGCCGCGGGGACCGGCTGGTGGCACTCAGCATCCCTCGGGGGGACAGGGGACGGGGCGGGAGGACGGGGCGGAGGAGAGCTGGGGGACGGCGGTCCCGATGGgcatggtgctgctgggctgcctgccTGCGCCCTGACCCAACTTATCCTACCCCTAACCCTGAACCCAAACCCTAACCTTGCACCCTAACCGCAACCCAAACCCCGCGCCCCAACCCAAACCCCgcaccccagccccacacccttCCCGCGGGTCTCTTGATGTTTCCCCGTCCCCGCCCGCCGCTGCCGTTACCGGTGCCGGTGCCGCCGGGCTCTGTTCCTCCCGGCGCCGCCTCCCCGGGTTTTATTGGGGACGGGAGGGCTCTGAGCTGCCCCCGCCTCCGGGGCGGACCCGGGGACACGCGGAGGGACCGGGAGCTGCGGACGGCCCGGCGGCACTTCGGCACCGGCTGCGTGTCACCCCTCGGTGCCCCCCGTCCCCTTCTCACCGCCCCCAACGCTGCCATCCTCA from Lagopus muta isolate bLagMut1 chromosome 27, bLagMut1 primary, whole genome shotgun sequence includes these protein-coding regions:
- the ADRA2B gene encoding alpha-2B adrenergic receptor codes for the protein MPSPAGGYSVQAAAAIAAAITFLVLFTIAGNTLVILAVLTSRSLRAPQNLFLVSLAAADILVAVLIIPFSLANELLGYWYFQKAWCEIYLALDVLFCTSSIVHLCAISLDRYWSVSRAVEYNAKRTPRRVKCGIGIVWSIAAAISLPPLVYKGEKKAAPGGRPQCKLNEEAWYILSSSVGSFFAPCLIMILVYLRIYLIARRRHRRQPHTGPGPPRTAPATHGDASGPRPLPADRTSLLGSGEPAAPPGGSPQPSGRPRDTVATGTGRVVLAPALSPAPWRRKAQANREKRFTFVLAVVIGVFVLCWFPFFFLYSLGAICPRRCKVPDGVFQFFFWIGYCNSSLNPVIYTAFNRDFRRAFRRILCRRSARTAW